One window from the genome of Planctomycetota bacterium encodes:
- the queC gene encoding 7-cyano-7-deazaguanine synthase QueC → MDPVKPMAVVLASGGMDSCVAAAWAAERYRLAMLHVNYGQRTEAKELACFRRLADHFRAERTFVAEAPYLGLIGGSSLTDPRIPVPEDDVPGEVPSTYVPFRNANLLAIATAWAETIGASAVVIGAVEQDAPGYPDCRPAFYEAAARLIELGTRPETRIRVETPLIGLGKAEVVRLGTGLGAPFGLTWSCYRSEDRPCFACASCRRRAEAFHEAGVPDPLAGG, encoded by the coding sequence ATGGATCCCGTAAAACCGATGGCCGTCGTTCTGGCGAGCGGCGGGATGGATTCGTGCGTCGCCGCCGCCTGGGCGGCCGAGCGGTACCGCCTCGCCATGCTCCACGTCAACTACGGCCAGCGGACCGAGGCGAAGGAACTGGCCTGTTTTCGCCGACTGGCCGACCATTTCCGGGCCGAGCGGACGTTCGTCGCCGAAGCGCCGTATCTGGGGCTCATCGGCGGCAGCAGCCTGACGGACCCTCGGATCCCTGTCCCCGAGGACGACGTTCCCGGCGAAGTCCCCAGCACCTATGTTCCCTTTCGCAACGCCAACCTGCTGGCCATCGCGACCGCCTGGGCCGAAACGATCGGCGCCTCGGCCGTCGTTATCGGCGCCGTCGAGCAGGACGCGCCGGGCTATCCGGACTGCCGGCCGGCGTTCTACGAGGCGGCGGCGCGCCTCATCGAGTTGGGCACCCGGCCGGAGACGCGGATTCGCGTCGAAACGCCGCTCATCGGGCTCGGTAAAGCGGAGGTGGTGCGGCTCGGCACGGGTCTGGGGGCGCCGTTCGGTCTGACGTGGTCGTGTTACCGGAGCGAGGATCGGCCCTGCTTCGCTTGCGCGAGTTGCCGGCGGCGGGCCGAAGCGTTTCACGAGGCGGGCGTGCCCGACCCGCTCGCGGGCGGATGA
- a CDS encoding alcohol dehydrogenase catalytic domain-containing protein codes for MIACVFDGREVRLDRSYPEPVPREGDVLIRTRLAGICRTDLEIVKGYMGFRGVLGHEFVGTALGGRYEGKRVVGGINCVCGRCDLCRAGLPTHCRDRTTLGIAGRDGALAERFALPEANLVPVPDGVSDERAVFAEPLAAAIQIGRQVQFARGEEVVVLGDGRLGQLVARVLRAWGLRPEVVGKSEAKLELLRRLDIPAVTVEDARPSSAARVVVECTGSPDGLAMAMKFVRPRGIIVLKSTVADTAGLDLAPIVVNEVTVVGSRCGPMDEAVAMLARGEVEVEPLVSGVFPLAEAPQALRAADRPEALKVLVRC; via the coding sequence TTGATCGCCTGTGTCTTTGACGGCCGCGAAGTGCGCCTGGATCGGTCTTACCCGGAGCCCGTGCCGCGCGAAGGCGACGTGCTCATCCGGACGCGCCTGGCGGGCATTTGCCGCACCGACCTGGAGATTGTCAAAGGCTACATGGGGTTCCGCGGCGTCCTCGGCCACGAGTTCGTCGGGACGGCGCTCGGCGGGAGATACGAGGGCAAGCGGGTCGTCGGCGGCATCAACTGCGTGTGCGGCCGATGCGACCTGTGCCGCGCCGGCCTGCCGACCCATTGCCGGGACCGCACGACGCTGGGCATCGCCGGTCGCGACGGCGCCTTGGCCGAACGCTTTGCCCTGCCCGAGGCGAACCTCGTGCCGGTTCCCGACGGCGTTTCGGACGAGCGGGCGGTTTTCGCCGAGCCGCTGGCCGCCGCCATCCAGATCGGCCGCCAGGTCCAGTTTGCGAGGGGCGAAGAGGTGGTCGTCCTGGGCGACGGGCGCCTGGGTCAACTGGTGGCCCGAGTCCTGCGGGCGTGGGGCCTGCGCCCGGAAGTGGTCGGCAAGTCGGAGGCAAAACTGGAACTGTTGCGCCGTCTGGATATTCCGGCGGTTACGGTGGAGGATGCGCGGCCGTCGTCGGCGGCGCGCGTGGTCGTGGAATGCACCGGTTCGCCCGACGGTCTGGCGATGGCGATGAAGTTCGTTCGCCCGCGGGGGATCATTGTCCTCAAGAGCACTGTGGCGGACACGGCGGGCCTCGACCTGGCGCCGATCGTCGTCAATGAGGTGACGGTCGTCGGGTCGCGGTGCGGCCCGATGGACGAGGCCGTGGCGATGCTGGCGCGCGGCGAAGTCGAGGTCGAGCCGCTCGTCTCCGGCGTCTTCCCGCTCGCGGAAGCGCCGCAGGCGCTGCGGGCGGCCGACCGGCCCGAGGCCCTCAAGGTCTTGGTTCGCTGTTAA
- a CDS encoding HEAT repeat domain-containing protein → MRRRLLSLAMLWLAAASGCTVDPSMGLIARLFPRPLGARVVELESENPDVRRKAVEAVAKSGKTETVPSLGRLLCLVARNDRDAMVRSAAVQALGDVKGEGVLETLTEVLAKDGNPYVRSYAAGALGRQAVPDAVPVLIEAMQGDASIDVRLAAEDALRNFKDRSAAEALVNGLGKSDVAEVQKCWESLRYMTGQDLPREPAAWDAYLASAEDPFARHGRPPPLPKGQSQRPRITKGVGDFFKGLFEKDVRESELE, encoded by the coding sequence ATGAGACGCCGACTCCTCTCGCTGGCGATGCTGTGGCTCGCGGCGGCGAGCGGATGCACGGTTGATCCCTCCATGGGGCTGATCGCGAGACTCTTTCCGCGCCCCCTGGGCGCGCGGGTCGTCGAACTCGAAAGCGAGAACCCCGACGTACGCCGCAAGGCGGTTGAGGCCGTCGCGAAGAGCGGCAAAACGGAAACCGTCCCGTCGCTGGGCCGTCTCCTTTGCCTGGTGGCGCGAAACGACCGCGACGCAATGGTCCGGTCCGCGGCAGTCCAGGCGCTCGGCGACGTCAAGGGCGAAGGGGTCCTCGAAACGCTCACCGAGGTTCTCGCAAAGGACGGGAACCCGTACGTCCGTTCGTACGCGGCCGGGGCGCTCGGCCGACAGGCCGTCCCCGATGCCGTGCCGGTCCTCATCGAGGCCATGCAAGGCGACGCTTCCATCGACGTCCGCCTTGCCGCCGAGGACGCGCTCCGAAACTTCAAGGACCGCTCCGCGGCCGAGGCCCTTGTCAACGGCCTCGGGAAATCCGACGTCGCCGAGGTCCAGAAGTGCTGGGAGAGCCTGCGGTACATGACCGGCCAGGACTTGCCGCGGGAGCCCGCCGCCTGGGATGCGTACTTGGCATCGGCGGAGGATCCGTTCGCGCGTCACGGCCGGCCGCCGCCCTTGCCGAAGGGACAGAGCCAGCGCCCCAGGATCACCAAAGGCGTCGGGGACTTCTTCAAAGGCTTGTTCGAAAAGGACGTCCGCGAAAGCGAGTTGGAGTAG
- the murI gene encoding glutamate racemase, whose amino-acid sequence MRRPVGIFDSGLGGLTVVRAIRRRLPAEAIVYFGDTARVPYGIKSGRTVTRFAVEDAEFLARFDPKFIVVACNTASAAALPVLRERFAQPLCGVIEPGARAAVAACRGRPIGVLGTEGTIASGAYREAIHRLDASAALVEKACPLLVPLAEEGRASADPVVRAVVAEYLAPLREAGVGVVVLGCTHYPLLAEAIAEALGPSVALVDSAEAVADEVAAELGAARLLASHETPTPLAGDAVARGGERMHG is encoded by the coding sequence ATGAGGCGACCTGTCGGAATTTTCGATTCGGGCCTGGGCGGCCTGACGGTCGTCCGGGCGATCCGCCGGCGACTCCCCGCCGAGGCAATCGTCTATTTCGGCGACACCGCCCGCGTCCCGTACGGCATCAAGAGCGGACGGACGGTGACCCGCTTCGCCGTTGAGGACGCGGAGTTCCTCGCCCGGTTCGACCCGAAGTTCATCGTGGTGGCGTGCAACACGGCCAGCGCGGCCGCGCTGCCGGTCCTGCGGGAGCGGTTCGCCCAGCCGCTGTGCGGCGTCATCGAGCCGGGCGCGCGGGCCGCCGTCGCCGCCTGCAGGGGCCGGCCGATCGGCGTCCTCGGCACCGAGGGCACCATCGCCAGCGGGGCCTACCGGGAGGCGATCCATCGGCTCGACGCGTCCGCCGCCCTCGTGGAGAAGGCCTGCCCCCTGCTCGTGCCTCTGGCGGAAGAGGGCCGGGCCTCGGCCGACCCCGTCGTCCGGGCGGTCGTGGCGGAATACCTCGCCCCCCTGCGCGAGGCGGGCGTCGGGGTCGTGGTGCTCGGCTGCACGCACTACCCGCTCCTCGCGGAAGCCATTGCCGAGGCGCTCGGGCCCTCGGTGGCGCTCGTGGACTCCGCCGAGGCCGTCGCCGATGAAGTGGCCGCCGAACTTGGTGCCGCGCGGCTGCTGGCGAGCCATGAGACGCCGACTCCTCTCGCTGGCGATGCTGTGGCTCGCGGCGGCGAGCGGATGCACGGTTGA
- a CDS encoding TraR/DksA C4-type zinc finger protein translates to MPKGTPAMRAKELEQFKQLLLEKRRLLVGDVNSLERAALKQNRQDASGDLSKMPQDMADIGSDNYEQEFTMGLIETEQSTLREIDEALERIESRQYGKCLACGRPIAKARLKAKPHATLCIECRRQEEKDAL, encoded by the coding sequence ATGCCAAAGGGAACCCCAGCGATGCGGGCCAAGGAACTGGAGCAGTTCAAACAACTGCTCCTCGAGAAGCGCCGTCTGCTGGTGGGAGACGTCAACTCCCTGGAGCGTGCGGCCCTTAAGCAGAACCGGCAGGACGCCTCCGGCGACCTTTCGAAGATGCCCCAGGACATGGCCGATATCGGGTCCGACAACTACGAGCAGGAATTCACGATGGGGCTGATTGAGACCGAGCAGTCCACCCTTCGCGAGATCGACGAGGCCCTGGAGCGGATCGAGAGCCGGCAGTACGGCAAATGCCTTGCCTGCGGGCGCCCCATCGCGAAAGCCCGCCTCAAGGCCAAGCCCCACGCCACACTCTGCATCGAATGCCGACGCCAGGAAGAAAAGGACGCGCTCTAA
- a CDS encoding signal peptidase II codes for MLDLLSKFLAWQRLGVPADSAARGEPHELVRGWLRLITSRNPGIVFGIDPAEDFSLGVTGGRAVTILLTLATCALIFYVFARSRPDQKFLHVWCALVLAGAVGNLYDRLAFGYVRDFVEITKQVSLGGWTFGWPYVFNVADVYLVAGVLAIALVYLFAGDAEEAKTPRAKTRQER; via the coding sequence TTGCTCGACCTGCTCAGCAAGTTCCTGGCTTGGCAGCGCCTGGGCGTTCCGGCCGATTCGGCCGCCAGGGGCGAACCCCACGAACTCGTCCGCGGCTGGCTCCGCCTCATCACCAGCCGCAACCCCGGCATCGTGTTCGGCATCGACCCGGCCGAGGATTTTTCCCTGGGGGTGACGGGCGGCCGCGCCGTGACGATTCTGTTGACGCTGGCGACCTGCGCCCTGATTTTCTACGTCTTCGCGCGCTCCCGGCCCGATCAGAAGTTTCTGCACGTCTGGTGCGCGCTCGTGCTGGCCGGCGCGGTCGGGAACCTTTACGACCGGCTCGCCTTCGGCTACGTGCGCGACTTCGTCGAGATCACCAAGCAGGTTTCCCTGGGCGGGTGGACCTTCGGCTGGCCATACGTCTTCAACGTGGCGGACGTGTACCTGGTCGCGGGCGTCCTGGCAATCGCTTTGGTTTACCTTTTCGCCGGCGACGCGGAGGAAGCGAAAACGCCTCGCGCGAAAACCCGGCAGGAGCGATGA
- the ribD gene encoding bifunctional diaminohydroxyphosphoribosylaminopyrimidine deaminase/5-amino-6-(5-phosphoribosylamino)uracil reductase RibD: MDPRCRDERFMRRALDLAPGGLARVEPNPMVGAVVVQGDRVVGEGFHARFSGAHAEVVALAQAGTEARGAELFVTLEPCCHRGKTPPCTDAILAAGVRRVVAAVGDPFPEVRGRGLAILKQAGLEVEVGVLETEARRLNAAYFKRQATGLPLVIAKWAMTLDGRLATAAGESRWISSEAARRRVHELRRIVDAVLVGARTARMDEPSLTVRHVEPLAERGQPARVILDAGLSLDPDREPVRSAAEVPVLIYTTDDGLRNESERAAALRRAGAVLVAAPKAPGGVSPDAVLRDLGARGMSRVLVEGGARILGSFFAAGLVDRVLVFVSPRILGSAGALSPVGGPGSAGASRRDAEATPGAPGLTLAEAVAVQDATFSQAGPDLVIEGRVGEF, translated from the coding sequence GTGGATCCCCGCTGCCGCGACGAGCGGTTCATGCGCCGAGCGCTGGACCTCGCGCCGGGCGGCCTCGCGCGCGTCGAGCCGAACCCCATGGTCGGCGCCGTCGTCGTCCAAGGCGACCGTGTCGTCGGCGAAGGGTTTCACGCCCGCTTCAGCGGGGCCCATGCCGAGGTCGTCGCCCTCGCACAAGCCGGGACCGAGGCCCGGGGGGCGGAACTCTTCGTCACACTCGAACCCTGCTGCCACCGCGGCAAGACGCCGCCCTGCACCGACGCGATTCTGGCGGCGGGGGTCCGCCGCGTCGTGGCGGCGGTGGGCGACCCCTTCCCGGAGGTGCGCGGGCGCGGGCTTGCGATCCTGAAGCAGGCGGGTCTCGAGGTCGAGGTCGGGGTTCTGGAGACGGAGGCCCGCCGCCTGAACGCCGCCTACTTCAAGCGTCAGGCGACCGGCCTGCCGCTCGTCATCGCCAAGTGGGCGATGACGCTCGACGGGCGCCTGGCAACGGCCGCCGGCGAGAGCCGATGGATCTCCTCCGAAGCGGCCCGGCGCCGCGTCCACGAACTCCGCCGAATCGTCGACGCCGTCCTCGTCGGGGCGCGAACGGCGCGGATGGACGAGCCGAGCCTGACCGTCCGCCACGTCGAGCCCCTGGCGGAGCGCGGCCAACCGGCGCGCGTCATCCTCGACGCCGGGCTCTCGCTGGACCCGGACCGCGAACCGGTCCGAAGCGCGGCCGAGGTTCCCGTGCTCATTTATACGACAGACGACGGCCTGCGAAACGAATCCGAGCGGGCGGCCGCACTTCGCCGCGCCGGCGCCGTGCTGGTTGCCGCGCCGAAGGCCCCTGGCGGCGTCTCGCCGGACGCAGTTCTCAGGGACCTGGGCGCGCGGGGCATGTCCCGCGTGCTCGTGGAAGGCGGCGCGAGGATCCTCGGTTCATTCTTTGCGGCCGGTCTTGTGGACCGGGTCCTGGTGTTCGTCAGTCCGAGAATTCTGGGGTCCGCGGGGGCTTTAAGTCCCGTCGGGGGTCCCGGCTCCGCCGGGGCATCCCGCCGGGACGCCGAGGCGACGCCCGGCGCGCCGGGACTCACCCTCGCTGAAGCGGTGGCGGTTCAGGACGCGACGTTCTCGCAAGCGGGTCCGGACCTGGTGATTGAGGGGCGCGTCGGGGAGTTTTAG
- a CDS encoding DUF3106 domain-containing protein translates to MDARREQLVRMLHRRRRMRLLAVCVGTAILCGVVAAILAPKVLVGDVRLGGGEPTKLKQTKRGAKTLRPGAILDLDDRLDLDPRETRNNGMRWNALADAQRREFFERYWRLTALDPEEQDRLIERYKEFRRLPAERQALLLRRARDLEEFLNRLSPQDKAVLASLSDEERAARLLELQSRSGRP, encoded by the coding sequence GTGGACGCGCGCCGCGAACAACTCGTGCGGATGCTTCATCGCCGCCGGCGCATGCGCCTCCTGGCCGTCTGCGTCGGGACGGCCATCCTGTGCGGCGTCGTGGCCGCGATTCTGGCCCCGAAGGTCCTCGTCGGAGATGTGCGTCTGGGCGGCGGCGAGCCGACCAAACTCAAGCAGACCAAGCGGGGCGCGAAAACCCTTCGGCCCGGCGCGATCCTCGACCTCGACGACCGCCTGGACCTGGATCCCCGCGAAACGCGCAACAACGGCATGCGGTGGAACGCCCTCGCCGACGCCCAACGCCGGGAGTTCTTCGAACGATACTGGCGCCTGACGGCCCTCGACCCGGAGGAACAGGACAGGCTCATCGAGCGGTACAAGGAATTCCGGCGTCTGCCCGCCGAACGCCAGGCGCTGCTGCTCCGGCGCGCCAGGGACCTTGAGGAGTTCCTCAATCGCCTCAGCCCGCAGGACAAGGCCGTCCTCGCCAGCCTGAGCGACGAAGAGCGGGCCGCACGCCTTCTCGAACTCCAGAGCCGCAGCGGCCGGCCCTGA
- a CDS encoding zf-HC2 domain-containing protein, with translation MSSGVCNWVKGVLPAYLDGELKPSTMAAVRRHLAQCESCAARAELLEGAWDLLDEAGPPPAATGFTSRMMARIVEEKELERLEARLRPHRLRRQVLAAVTGLAAGLLVWFVAMQWVSLPAEPASPIEREISRHLTFLEDTEFLDEVGLVEAMERLASAPRPQEGT, from the coding sequence ATGTCTTCGGGGGTCTGCAACTGGGTGAAGGGCGTCCTGCCCGCCTATCTGGACGGCGAACTGAAACCGTCCACCATGGCGGCGGTGCGCCGCCACCTGGCGCAGTGCGAATCCTGTGCCGCCAGGGCCGAACTCCTCGAGGGCGCCTGGGACCTGCTGGACGAGGCGGGCCCCCCGCCCGCGGCCACGGGGTTCACGTCCCGGATGATGGCCCGGATCGTCGAGGAGAAGGAACTGGAGCGCCTGGAGGCGCGTCTGCGGCCGCATCGGCTGCGCCGGCAGGTGCTGGCGGCCGTGACGGGCCTGGCGGCCGGCCTCCTCGTCTGGTTTGTCGCCATGCAGTGGGTCAGCCTGCCCGCCGAACCCGCCAGTCCCATCGAACGCGAGATCAGCCGCCATCTGACGTTCCTGGAAGATACGGAATTTCTGGATGAAGTGGGGCTCGTCGAGGCCATGGAACGGCTGGCGTCGGCCCCCCGCCCGCAGGAAGGGACCTAG
- a CDS encoding RNA polymerase sigma factor, with product MAKALAVAANRFEAQSQAQTHAVVRDYDAQLMLAFQRGDELAFQELIERNHSRVIGLAYRFVGSRAEAEDLAQEVFLRIYRARHTYRPTAKFSTWMFRIAANVSLNALRDRARRRDDVSIEQLSGEDKGPFTVPDPEAPAPDHRVGRSELAQKVREAISELPEKEQVAVVLNKYEGLSYADIARTLGCSTMAVKSLLARARENLKERLLLYVRTGRNLQRLGS from the coding sequence ATGGCCAAGGCGCTAGCGGTTGCTGCAAACCGGTTTGAAGCCCAGAGCCAGGCTCAGACCCACGCGGTCGTCCGCGATTACGACGCCCAGTTGATGCTCGCGTTTCAGCGGGGCGACGAACTGGCGTTTCAGGAACTCATCGAGCGCAATCACTCGCGCGTCATCGGTCTGGCGTATCGCTTCGTCGGCAGCCGGGCCGAAGCCGAGGACCTGGCCCAGGAAGTTTTCCTGCGGATCTACCGGGCGCGGCACACGTATCGTCCGACGGCGAAGTTTTCGACGTGGATGTTCCGCATCGCCGCCAACGTGAGCCTCAACGCCTTGCGCGACCGCGCCCGTCGCCGCGACGACGTCTCCATCGAACAATTGAGCGGCGAGGACAAAGGGCCCTTTACGGTTCCCGACCCGGAGGCGCCCGCCCCGGACCATCGGGTGGGCCGGTCGGAACTCGCCCAGAAGGTCCGGGAAGCCATCAGCGAACTTCCCGAGAAAGAGCAGGTCGCCGTCGTCCTCAACAAGTATGAGGGCCTCAGTTACGCCGACATCGCCCGCACGCTGGGGTGCAGCACCATGGCCGTCAAGAGCCTCCTGGCCCGGGCCCGCGAGAATCTGAAGGAGCGGCTCCTGCTTTACGTGCGGACCGGGCGCAACCTCCAGCGGCTCGGTTCCTAG
- a CDS encoding MerR family transcriptional regulator: MPQALDKSAPALYRIGEAAEMAGVSRQVVSTYCMLGLLAEVARTSGGQRLFDHATVRRIQLIQDLKRRYTLREIREIFLRDRF; encoded by the coding sequence ATGCCACAAGCCCTGGACAAAAGCGCTCCTGCCCTCTACCGCATCGGTGAAGCGGCCGAAATGGCGGGCGTTTCGCGCCAGGTCGTCAGCACCTATTGCATGCTGGGCCTGCTGGCGGAGGTCGCCCGGACGTCCGGCGGCCAGAGGCTCTTCGACCATGCCACCGTCCGCCGCATCCAACTCATCCAGGACTTGAAGCGCCGCTACACCCTCCGCGAGATCCGCGAAATCTTCCTCCGCGATCGATTCTAA
- a CDS encoding competence/damage-inducible protein A → MRAVILSIGSELVTGLAPDTHSAEIARALGSLGVAVVRHETLDDDVAEIAVGFIAAAGDADLVIATGGLGPTPDDLTRDGLAQAIGAPLETSAEAIAMLEAWSASRGRKLSESNRRQAMLPQGAQALPNPMGTAPGILARMGKARIFCLPGVPVEMRRMLDDEVLPRLKQGGAGRVAKVRTVRTFGMAESMVGERLADLMAPGRRPRVATAVHAGVIDVHIHASGSANAVDRLLEADAAEMKRRLGAVVFGEGADGMEDTVATLLAQRGATLAVAESCTGGLIAARLVNVPGMSEHLLEGIVAYSNAAKVRLLGVGKKIIERHGAVSEAVVRAMAEGVRAGSGAAIGLAVTGIAGPGGGSADKPVGTVWFGLADGAGTEAAREVFAGDRETIRARAAVYALNLVRLRLSGGGEPDFL, encoded by the coding sequence GTGCGGGCCGTCATTCTCAGCATCGGAAGCGAACTGGTGACGGGCCTCGCGCCGGACACTCACTCGGCCGAGATCGCGCGGGCGCTCGGGTCGCTGGGCGTCGCGGTGGTCCGGCACGAGACGCTGGACGACGACGTGGCGGAGATCGCCGTCGGTTTCATCGCGGCCGCGGGCGATGCCGACCTGGTGATCGCGACCGGCGGCCTCGGCCCCACGCCGGACGACCTGACGCGCGACGGCCTGGCGCAGGCGATTGGCGCGCCGCTGGAAACCAGCGCCGAGGCGATCGCGATGCTCGAAGCCTGGTCGGCGTCGCGCGGCCGGAAACTTTCGGAATCGAACCGCCGGCAGGCCATGCTTCCGCAAGGGGCGCAGGCCCTGCCGAATCCGATGGGCACGGCGCCGGGCATCCTGGCCCGCATGGGCAAGGCGCGCATCTTCTGCCTGCCGGGTGTCCCCGTCGAGATGCGCCGGATGCTTGACGACGAGGTGCTGCCTCGCTTGAAGCAGGGCGGTGCGGGGCGCGTCGCGAAGGTCCGGACGGTGCGGACGTTCGGCATGGCGGAGTCGATGGTGGGCGAGCGGCTCGCGGACCTGATGGCGCCCGGCCGCCGGCCGCGCGTGGCCACGGCCGTGCACGCCGGCGTTATTGACGTGCACATCCACGCGAGCGGCTCCGCGAACGCGGTGGATCGCCTGCTCGAGGCGGACGCGGCCGAGATGAAACGCCGGCTCGGGGCGGTGGTCTTCGGCGAAGGGGCCGACGGGATGGAAGATACCGTCGCCACCCTCCTCGCACAGCGCGGTGCGACTCTCGCCGTCGCCGAGTCGTGCACCGGCGGCCTCATCGCCGCGAGGCTCGTCAACGTCCCCGGCATGTCGGAGCATCTTCTGGAGGGGATCGTGGCATACTCGAACGCCGCGAAGGTCCGCCTTCTCGGCGTGGGGAAGAAAATCATCGAGCGGCACGGAGCCGTGAGCGAGGCCGTGGTCCGTGCCATGGCCGAGGGCGTCCGCGCGGGGTCGGGCGCGGCCATCGGCTTGGCCGTGACGGGCATCGCTGGTCCCGGCGGCGGGTCGGCCGACAAACCGGTCGGCACAGTCTGGTTCGGCCTCGCCGACGGGGCGGGGACCGAAGCGGCCCGCGAAGTATTCGCCGGCGACCGCGAAACGATTCGCGCGCGTGCGGCGGTTTACGCGCTGAACTTGGTTCGCTTGCGCCTGAGCGGAGGCGGAGAGCCGGATTTTCTTTAG
- a CDS encoding DUF933 domain-containing protein yields MNVALAGLPASGKTCLFDALSEGAADSGAHPARPDHPNRASVAVPDERLPWLAGLYGAPKQTRVHIEFVDLPGLAPGRPELAAQNTAIMDRLRQADALVYVLRAFAGDRVPHLLGRVDPRGDRDVLFSEFALADLDVTVRRIEKLEKQIQKPTPERDAQQRELDVLARCRQALESERPLHEAIAGEADRAMLRGFAFLTEKPVLAILNVAEDRAGDPEAVAAEYADLGRPLRALSASLEAEIGALAPQERPAFLEEMGLKRFHTPEVLRGVCEAMDRITFFTCGEKEVAARSVPRGTTAVQAAAEVHTDMARGFIRAEVVAYEDLRRAGSLKQARAEGHFLVEGRDFVVREGDVVHFHFSR; encoded by the coding sequence GTGAACGTCGCCCTCGCCGGGTTGCCGGCCTCCGGCAAGACCTGTCTCTTCGACGCCCTCTCGGAGGGGGCGGCGGACTCCGGCGCGCACCCCGCCCGTCCGGATCATCCGAACCGGGCGAGCGTCGCGGTGCCGGACGAGCGGCTCCCGTGGCTGGCCGGGCTTTATGGCGCCCCCAAGCAGACGCGAGTCCACATCGAGTTCGTCGACCTGCCGGGCCTCGCGCCTGGCCGGCCGGAACTCGCGGCGCAGAACACGGCCATCATGGATCGCCTGCGGCAGGCGGATGCCCTGGTTTACGTGCTTCGCGCGTTCGCCGGCGACCGCGTGCCCCACCTCCTCGGCCGGGTGGACCCGCGCGGCGACCGGGACGTCCTCTTCAGCGAGTTTGCCCTGGCGGACCTGGACGTGACGGTCCGGCGGATTGAGAAACTCGAAAAACAGATCCAGAAGCCGACGCCCGAGCGCGACGCCCAGCAGCGGGAACTGGATGTGCTCGCGCGGTGCCGGCAGGCCCTCGAGAGCGAACGGCCGCTCCACGAGGCCATCGCAGGCGAGGCGGACCGCGCCATGCTCCGGGGCTTTGCCTTCCTGACCGAAAAGCCCGTTCTGGCGATCCTGAACGTGGCGGAAGACCGGGCGGGGGACCCCGAGGCCGTCGCCGCCGAGTACGCGGACCTCGGCCGGCCGCTGCGGGCCCTCTCGGCGTCGCTCGAGGCGGAGATCGGGGCCCTCGCGCCGCAGGAGCGGCCGGCCTTTCTCGAGGAAATGGGCCTGAAGCGGTTTCATACGCCGGAGGTCCTTCGCGGCGTCTGCGAAGCGATGGACCGGATCACGTTCTTCACGTGCGGCGAGAAGGAGGTGGCGGCCCGGAGCGTGCCCCGCGGCACGACGGCTGTCCAGGCCGCCGCCGAGGTGCACACCGACATGGCCCGCGGGTTCATCCGCGCGGAGGTGGTGGCCTATGAGGACCTTCGCCGCGCCGGCAGCCTCAAGCAGGCCCGGGCGGAGGGCCACTTCCTGGTCGAGGGCCGCGACTTCGTCGTCCGCGAGGGAGACGTCGTCCACTTCCACTTCAGCCGATAG
- a CDS encoding integration host factor subunit beta, producing MATVTKKQLTDRVADATGKERVLVKNLVQRFLNEIVSELAKGNRLEFRDFGVFTVRERKPRIAQNPRTLERVEVPSKRTVKFKVGCLMRDRVQKPAGKSASTAVARRIQSARSDAPPR from the coding sequence ATGGCTACGGTGACGAAAAAGCAACTGACGGACCGCGTCGCAGACGCCACCGGGAAGGAACGGGTTCTCGTCAAGAACCTGGTGCAGCGATTCCTGAACGAGATCGTCAGCGAACTGGCCAAGGGCAATCGCCTGGAGTTCCGCGACTTCGGCGTCTTCACGGTCCGTGAACGCAAGCCGCGGATCGCCCAGAACCCCCGAACGCTCGAGCGCGTTGAGGTACCGAGCAAGCGGACAGTCAAGTTCAAGGTGGGGTGCCTGATGCGCGATCGCGTTCAGAAGCCGGCCGGCAAATCGGCCTCCACTGCGGTCGCTAGGCGAATCCAGTCGGCCCGATCCGACGCGCCGCCACGGTGA